The window CCCGTTTCGACGCCTACCTGGCGGCCCTGGCCGAACACCTGGCCGTTCGTCACGGCCTGAGGGTCCCCCGGTGGGTGGAGGAGCCCGGGCGCTTCCTGGACCGCTGGTGGTTTCCCACCCGCTTCCGCAGCCTGCATGCCATGGCCCTGGTGGAGAGCCCCGCGGCCTTCCGGCGGCGCGGGATCTTTGTGGATCATACGGAACTGGAACGGTGTTAAGGAGATGGATCGGGCGGAGATCCTCACGCTGAACGGAGGGGAGCCCGATGGCGCCTTTGACGGAGCTGCGCGCTCGTGGTCAGTTGGTCTGGCTGGATGAGATCCGCCGGGAGTGGCTGGAGGATGGAACTTTGAAGGAGCTGATCCGGCGAGGGGTGACCGGCCTCACCAGCAATCCGACCATCTTCGAGCGGGCCATCACGTCCAGTCCGGCCTACGACGCCGCCATCCGAACCCATCTCCTCCGGGATCCCGAGCTGGAAGTTGCCGCCCTTTATGAAGCCCTGGCGGTCGAGGACATCCGCATGGCCGCGGATCTGCTGCGGCCGGTCTATGAGGCGACGGAGGGCGGTGACGGCTATGTGAGCCTGGAGGTCTCGCCTCACCTGGCCCACGACACGGAGGGGACCATCGCCGAGGCCCGGCGGCTGTGGCAGGCGGTCGATCGGCCCAACCTGATGATCAAGGTCCCCGCCACCCCGGCGGGGATCCCGGCCATCGAGGCCCTGATCGCCCAGGGGGTGAACGTCAACGTCACGCTCATTTTCTCTCCCACCCACTACGAGGCTGCAGCGGAAGCCTACTGGCGAGGCCTGCGGCGGCGGGCGGAGAGGGGCGGGGATCTTCGATCGGTGGCCTCCGTGGCCTCCTTCTTCATCAGCCGCATCGACACCGCGGTCGACCGCGCCCTGGAGGCCCTGGGGACGCCGGAGGCCCTTGCGCTGCGGGGACGGATCGCCGTGGCGGTGGCGAAGCAAGTCTACCGCCGCTTTCGGGAGCGTTTCCTCCCGGAGGCCTTTCCGGAGCTGGCCGCGCGGGGGGCGCGGGCACAGCGGGTCCTGTGGGCCAGCACCAGCACCAAGAACCCGGCTTATTCCGACGTGAAATACGTGGAGGAGCTGATCGGACCGGACACGGTCAACACGATGCCTCTGGCCACGCTTCAGGCCTTTGAGGATCACGGCCGGGTGAGCGGGGACACGGCCCTGGAGGGCTGGGAGGAGGCGAAGGCGGATCTGGCAACCCTCGCCCGGCTGGGGATCGACCTGGAGAGGATCCTGGAGCAGCTCCAGGTCGAGGGGGTGGCGGCCTTCGTTCGCTCCTACGATGCCCTCCTCGCCGCCCTGGAGGGGAAGCGCGCGCAGTTGCTCTCGATCCAAGAGGGGAGGTGAGCGATGCATCGCGCCCGCACCGACGCGTTGCCCGGTTTTCGCGCCGGGGATCTGACCCTGCGGCCGTTCACAGGGGAGCGCACCATGGTGGTGCGCGTGGAGGCGCCGGCCGGCGCGGTGGTCCCGGCCCATGCCCATCCCCACGAACAGATCACCCTCGTCCTCCAGGGGCGCCTGCGGCTGCGGATGGCGGGGGAGGAGACGGAGCTCGGGCCAGGGGAGATCGTGCACATCCCCTCGGGGGTGGAGCACGAGGTCACGTTCCTGGAGGACGCTCTGGTCTTCGATGTGTTCCAGCCCCCTCGGGAAGATTTCCTCGAGCGCCTGCAGATGACGGCGCTGATCGAATAGAACCCGAGCTCGGGGCGCTCCCTGCTGTAGGAGCGGCTTTAGCCGCGACCCTGGCTTCAGCTGAAGACGGAAGACTCGGGATTGTGGGAAGCGGCTTCATCCGTGACCTTCTGAGATCTTGAAGGCAGGTTCGGGGCGAAAGCCCCTCCTGCAAAAATCAATCCTGTAGGGGTGGCTTCAACGCGACCGATCCGCCGAACACCTGGAGGGAAGCGATGGCGGGATCCTGGACCTCCGCCTATCGGCGTCTGATCCTGCAGGAGACCGAGCCGGGCATTCTGGAGATCATCCTGCATCAACCGGAGACCCTCAACGCGCTGGACGCGGTGGCCCATCGGGAGCTGACGTATGTCTGGCGGGAGATCGACGCGGATCCCTCCGTGCGAGTGGCGCTGGTGCGGGGGGCGGGGCAGGCGTTCTCCGCCGGGGGCGATTTCTCCCTCATCGAGGAGATCATGACGGATCCCCGGGCGTGCCTTCGGGTCTGGAAGGAGGCGCGGGATCTGGTTTACAACGTAATCCACTGCGAGAAGCCCATCGTCTCCGCCATCGAGGGTCCGGCAGTGGGGGCGGGCCTGGCGGTGGCCCTGCTGGCGGACATCTCGGTGGCGGCCCGCGGGGCGCGCCTTCTGGACGGCCATGTGCGCCTGGGGGTGGCGGCGGGGGACCACGCCGTGCTGGTCTGGCCGTTGCTGATCGGCATGGCCAAGGCGAAATATTACCTGCTCCTCAACGAGCCCCTCACCGGCGAGGAGGCGGAGCGGCTGGGGCTGGTTTCGTTGTGCGTGGAAGATGGGAAGACCTACGAGGTGGCCCTGGAGATCGCCCGGCGCCTGGCCCGGGGAAGCGCCTCTGCCATCCGCTGGACCAAATACGCCCTCAACAACTGGTTCCGACTGGCAGGCCCCCTCTTCGACGTCTCCACCGCCCTGGAGTTCCTGGGCTTCCGCCTCCCCGATGCCCGGGAGGGCCTTCAAGCCCTCCGGGAGAAACGGCCACCCCGCTGGCCGCTGGAGGATCTCGCCTCGGATTGAAAGGGAAAGGAGGGTAAGCCGAAATTCGTTTCGTCTTACCCTATGTCCGCAAACCCTTGTTGAGGAGGTGACCCATGCGCTGGGAAATTGCCCCGGAGCGGACTTATCCGGTGTTGCGCATCTTCCTGGAGCAGGGAGAAGAGGTGATCGCCGAGCCCAGCGCGCTTCTCCTCATGCAAGGACCCGTGCGGGTGGATACGGGCATCCGAGGCGGGCTCCTTCAGGGGCTGATGCGCTCCTTGCTGGGAGGAGAATCCATTTTCCTCAATACTTTCCGAGCGGAAGGCCCGGCCCAGGTATGGCTCGCGCCGGCGGGCATCGGCGACATCCACTACGTCCCCTTAAACGGGGAGTCCTTTGTTCTGCAGGATTTCGCTTACCTGGCGCACCATGGTTCGGTGGAAGTTTCGGTGGCCTGGAGAGGTTTCCGGGGCTTCCTGACCGAGGGAGAGCTGGTGTGGCTGAAAGTCCATGGCACCGGAGGCGTGTGGGTCAGCGCGTTTGGGGCCATCGAGGAGATCGAAGTGCCGGCCGGGGAGACCGTCACGGTGGACAACTTCCACTTTGTAGGGATGGTGAAGGGAGCTCAACCGCAGATCCGCATGGTTGGGGGCTTGAAGACCATCCTCTTCGGCGGCGAGGGCCTGGTGGTGGATGTGAAGGGGCCTGCCCGCCTCCTGATCCAAAGCCGGCATATGGTCTCCCTGGCGCAGATCCTCCTTCCGATTATCCGTCGACATGTCCGTTCGGGCGGGAAATAAGGCCTCAGACGGTTAGGGGCCTTCGCGAGTTGGGCGGGAGGCTCCCAGCCTTTTTGAAACAGCAGCATAACTCTGTCTCCAGCCGACCCTCTTGACAATTCCCTTCTTTCCCATTACACTGGAATTGAATCGTTTCAATCCCGGGGGTGGGATGGCGACGATCCGGGATGTGGCGCGACGAGCGGGGGTTTCCCCGGCCACGGTCTCCTATGTGCTGAACAACTCGGGGCCGGTGCGCCCGGAGACCCGGGAGCGGGTGTTGCGGGCCATCGCCGAGCTGGGTTACCACCCCCACGCCGGCGCCCGTCAGCTGAAACGCCGCCGCACGGACACCATCGGCCTGATCCTCCCCACCGGCGAGCGCCGCCTCAGCGACCCCTTCTTCCTTGAACTGATCCATGCCCTCGGCGATGCCTGCGCCACCCATCAGCTGGACCTCCTGATCGCCACCTGCCGGGACCCCGCCGCCGACCTGCGCCTGATCGATCGCCTCTTCAAGGGACGCCGGGTGGACGGCTTCATCCTGATCGACCTGCAGCGCCACGACCCCCGCATCCCCCACCTCCAGGCTGCGGACATCCCCTTCGTGGCCTTCGGGCGGATCGAGGGCGATGGGGAATTCCCCTGGGTGGATGTGGATGGGGCGGCCGGGATGCGGGAGGCAGTCGCCTACCTGGTTGGGAAAGGGCATCGCCGCATCGCCTACCTGAGCCCCCCGCTCTCCTTCACCTTCGCCCACCATCGCTTCCAGGGCTACCGGCAGGGCCTGCTGGAAGCCGGCCTCCCCTTCGATGAAGATCTCGTCCGGATCACCCGCCTGACGATCGAAGGGGGCTACGAGGCCGCCCGAGCGCTCCTGGAGGCCGGGATCCCCTTCACCGCCCTGATCGCCGCCACCGACCTGATGGCCCTCGGGGCGATGCGCGCGCTGCATGAGGCCGGGCGGACCCCCGGACAGGATGTGGCCGTGATCGGCTTCGACGACATCCCGATGGCCGCCCAGGCCCACCCACCCCTCACCACCCTGCGCCAGCCCATGGACCAAATCGGCGAAGGCCTGGTCCGCACCTGGCTGGCCGCCGTCAACGGAGAATCCCCACCCCCGATCCTGATCTCACCGACCCTGATCCGCCGGGAGTCGGCCTGAGCCCACTCCGTAACCACGAACCCGGCTCTTTGAATTTCAATGCGGATTGAAACGTTTCGAATGGAGGACCGATGCGGTTGCCGCGGGATTATTACCACGTGTTTCTGGGGAACGGACACGACGCGGTGCTGATCGGCTACACCGGGGCGATGGTGCCGGACCGCCCGCCGAACGGCTGGCATCCCTATCTGGATCGCTGCCAGTGGTATAAGTCCGACCGCTACTACCCCGAGGACCGCCTGGTGGATGTGGTTCCCCCGCGCCGTCCGCCTTTCGCCGCGGCGCTGCCGAAATCCGGGAAGCCCTGGGCCGAGCTCGCCCCCCTGGGCTACACCGCCTACGAAGTAGAAGTCGAGGGACAGCCGGGCCATGTCCGGGGCTTCACCCAGACCTTCGTCCCCGAGGAAGGGACGGTCTATACCACGGTGGACTGGGGGGTGGCTCGGGCGGAGGTGGTTACTTTCCTGTGCCCCGACCGCCCGCTTCTGGTGATCCGTTACCGCTTCAACCGGCCGGTCCGCCTCCGGGCCTTCGCCGCCCCTGGCGTATGGCATGAAGAGGGCTATGAGACGGATCCCTTCGACGCCCTCACGTTCCTGGAGGACCGTGCGGCGGCCTTCTACCGGCTGGGGCCTTATCAGGGTTTCATCGAGGTCGCCCTCTCGGGAGCGCAGCGGTGGGGGCGAGAGGGGAAGGTCTGGTGGCTGGAGGGGGAGGGGACGCACTTCACCCACTACTTCGCCATCGCCGACGACTACGCAGGCCCCCTGGACACCGAGGTCATCCCCCGGGCGATGGAAGAGGGACCGGAGGCGCTGCACGCCCGCGCCCGTTCCTTCTGGCAGGCCTACTTCTCCGTCTCCCGTTTCGAGATCCCCGCGCCCGACTTCCAGCGGGTCTACCGGACCAGCCGGTATCTCTTCAAGGCCATCCAGAACCCGGCCTCCGGAGGGCTCCCGGTGGGCAACCTGCGGCTGACCTGGTCCTCCCACCTCTTCTGGGACGCTTACTTCATCCATCGGGCGCTCCTGGAGGCCAACCACGTGGCGGAGGGAGAGGCCGCTGTTGGGTTTTTCCTGCGCACCCGGGAGGCCGCCGCGCGCCACGCGCGGGAGGATTTCGGCGCCCCCGGTCTGAAATGGGACTGGGAGCTGACCCACCGCGGGGAGCCCGCTTACGGCATCTGGGTGCACCAGAAGGAGCAGGTCCACAACAACGCGGCCTACGCCAACATGCTGCTCCAGCACTACCTCTTCACCCGGGACCGCCGGATCCTGGAGGCGGTGTTCCCTCTGCTGGAGGGCCTGGCGACCTTCTTCCTCCACGCGGTGGTGGAGGAGACGCCCCGGGGCCTGGAGATCCGCCCCATGGTCGGGGTGGACGAGCGGCCGGTGCGGGTGCGCAACGAGGGGATCACCCTGGCCGGCACCATCCGTCTGCTGGAGGGCTATGTCGAGGCGGCCCGCTGGCTGGGTCGGGAGAACGGCCTGGCCCGTCGCAGCGCCGAGGCTGCCGCGCGCCTGCGCCGGACGCTGGACGGCCTCTACAACGGCCGCTACTTTCAGGCCTCAGAGGACGAGGATCGCCTCAACGTGAGCAGCCTGGCCCCCATCTATCCGATGGAGGTGATCCCTCCGGAGGACCCGCGGGCCCTCCGGACGGTGCGGGCGTATCGGGCCCGTTACGCCGGACGGATGGTCGGGCACGGGAACAACGAGTGGGGCTTCCCCTGGGCCGCGGCGATGCTGGCCACCCTTCAGGCCTGGCAGGGCGACGGGGAAGGAGCCTGGCAAACGTTGCAGGAGCTCCGCCCCGCTTTCTCGCTGCACGGGGGGATCGCGGAGACGGTGGATGAAGAGGGCCGGTGGAACATGCAATATTTCGCCACCGCCCACGGGGCGCTGTGCACCGCCTTGCATCACTTGGTGGTTCAGACGCGGGCGGACCGCCTGGTCATCGGGCGTTCGATCCCTCCGGAGTGGGAGTCCGGATCCTGGGAGAACCTGCGGGCCCACGGCCTGCTCGTTTCCGGCCGCTGGGATCTCCGGCAAGGCTTCCTGGAAGCGGTCCTTCGCAACCCCACGGCGGAGCCGCTTTCCATCCGGCTTCAGATCGGAGAGATGGACAGGGTTGTCTCCGTTGCGCCGGGGACGGCACAGCGGTTCCAGATCCCATTACCTGAAAGGAGGCTGCCATGAAAAGGTTCCTGCTCCTGCTCGCGGTCCTGGCCCTGGCCGTGACGGCCTGCGCGCCGGCGGCCACCCCCACCCCCGCCGTCACCCGGGAGGTGGTGGTCACCCGGGTGGAGGTCACCAAGGAGGTGGAGAAACCGAAGGTCACCGTGCGGCTCTCCGGTTGGGCGGCCAACCCTCAGGAAACGGCCCTGCTGGAGTCCCTGCTGTATCGTTGCTCCCTCAAGAACCCCGACGTCGTGGTGAAATACGAGCCGATCACCGGGGACTACTGGGCCAAGATCAAGACCCTGGTCGCCTCTAAGGAGGAACCGGACATCTACTACATGGACATCTTCCAGTTCCCCTTCTTCGCCGCCAAGGGCGTTCTGGTCCCCCTCGACGACTATATGGCGAAGTCCGGCGTGAAGAAGGAGGATTTCATCAAGACACTGATCGATGCCTTCACCGGGCCGGACGGCAAGGTCTACGGCATCCCCAAGGACTTCAACACCCTGGCCCTGTTCTACAACAAGGACCTCTTCGCCAAGGCCGGGATCCCGGAGCCCAATGAGAACTGGACATGGGACGACCTCAAGGAGGCCGCCCGCAAGCTCTCGGATCCGGCCAAGGGCATCTACGGCCTGGGCGTCCCGCCTGACCCCGGCCGCTTCCCGATCTTCGTCTTCCAGAACGGGGGTCGCATCATGAAGGAGGACTTCAGCGACACCCTGCTGGACAGCCCGGAGGCCGTTGAGGCGGCGCGGTTCTATACCTCCTTCCGGGCGGAGAAGATCGGGGCCATCCCCTCGGACGTGGGGGTGGACTGGCAGGGGACGGCCTTTGGGCAGGGGAAGCTGGCGATGGTCTTCGAGGGCGGCTGGCTGATCCCCTACCTGCGGGAGCAGTTCCCCACCTTAAAGTGGGGCGCGACCTTCCCGCCGAAGGGCCCCAAAGGGCGAGGGAACCTGATCTTCACTGTGGCCTACGTGATCTCCAAGAACAGCAAGAACCCGGAGGCCGCCTGGAAGACCATCGAGTGCCTCACCAGCGAGGAGAGCCAGACCGTGGTGCTCTCCACCGGGTTCGCCCTGCCGTCCCGCGCCAAACTCACCGAACACGAATACTTTAAGACCCATCCGGAGTCCCTGGTGATCTTCAAAGGCGCGGAGTTCGGCACGCCCTTCATGTGGGGCCTGCGGGGGGATGTGGTGAACGAGCAGATGGGCAAGGCCCTCGAGCGGATCTACCTGGAAGGCCAGGACGTGGCCGCCAGCCTCAAGCAGGCCGCTGAGGAGATCCGCAAGGCCCTCAAGGAACAGCAATAACCACGGAGCGGGGGGCGGGCCTCCTGGGCCCGCCCCCCAAGGGGGAAGCGATGGCCCGGAAGTGGCGCCGGCGGCTGGGGGAGTGGATCGCCGCTTATGTCCTGCTCGCGCCCTATCTCTTCGTCTTTCTGGTCTTCAACGTCTTCGCCATCGCCTACGCCCTCTATCTCTCCTTCACCTACTTCGATCTCTTCAGCCCACCCCGCTGGATCGGGCTGGGAAACTACCTTTACCTGCTCCAGGACCGTCTCTTTCTGCAGAAGGCCGTCCCCAACACCCTCAAATATGTGGCCGTGGTGGTTCCCACCCAGACGATTATCAGCCTGCTGCTGGCCTTCGCCTTAGATCAGGAGATCAAGTTTCGCCGCTTCTTTCGCACGCTCTTTTATGTGCCTTCGGTGACCTCCTCAGTGGTGATCAGTCTGATCTTCCTCTGGTTGTTCAAGAAGACCGGGGTGATCAATCAGATCCTGGGTCTCTCCATCGACTGGCTCAACAGCCCCGTCTTCGCCCTGCCGACCATCATGATGGTCAACATCTGGTCCACCACCGGGACCATGATGGTGATCTTCCTCGCCGGCCTCCAGGACATCCCGGTGACCTACTATGAGGCGGCGATGATCGACGGGGCGAACCGCTGGCAGATGCTCCGCCACATCACGATCCCGCTGCTGCGCCCGGTGATCTTCTTCGTCGTGACCATGGGGGTTATCGGCTGCTTTCAGGTGTTCGATCAAATTTACGTGATGACCGCCGGGGGGCCGCTGGACTCCACCACCACCATCGCCTACCTGATCTACAAGTGGGCCTTCCAGAGCACCACGCCCTTCATGGGGCGGGCCTCGGCGGTGGCCTTCGTGCTGGCGGCGATGATTCTCATCGTGACCGTGATCCAGCGCCGCCTGATCGAGCGTCCGACGGAGGTGTGAGATGGCGGCTGAGGCGATGGCGCCGGCCAAACCGGCGGTGCGCTACCGGGACGAGTTCGCATGGTGGGATCGCATCAAGAAGCCGCTTTTTTACGGGGTGCTCATCGGCTGGTCGATCATCGCCGTGACGCCTTTCTACCTCACGGTGGTCTTCTCCCTCAAGCCCCTTACCCATCTTTACGAGGCGCCCTTCTTCTGGCCGACCCCCTTCACCCTGGAGAACTATCTCAAGGTCGTCACTGAGTTCCGACACCTCTTCCCCCGCTGGATGCTCAACAGCGCCCTGGTCGCGGGGCTGCTCGCCGTGGTCCGCACCCTCTTCTGCGCCATGGGGGGTTACGCCTTCGCCCGGCTGCGCTTCCCGGGGCGGGATCTCCTCTTCTGGGCCATGCTGATCACGATGATGATCCCCGGCCAGGTCACCCTGATCCCCAACTTCTTGATCGTTCGCCAGATGAAGCTCCTGGACAGCCTGCTGGCCCTGATCGTGCCGGGGATCGCGGGGGCCTTCGGGGTCTTCATGATGACCCAGTTCTACAAGAACCTCCCCCGGGAGCTGGAGGAGGCGGCGATGATCGACGGGGCCGGGTGGTTCACCATCTTCTTTCGCATCGTCCTGCCCATCAGCCGGCCGGCCCTGCTCACCCTGGCCCTCTTCACCTTCCAGGGGGAATGGAACGCCTTTATGTGGCCCCTGATCGTGCTCAACTCGCCGGAGAAGTTCACCCTGCCCCTGGGCCTGAGCTGGTTCAAAGGGGAATACTACACGGTTTACTCTGTGGTCCTGGCCGGATCGATGTTTAATAGCGTCCCCATCCTCCTGCTCTTCTTCCTGTTCCAGGGGTATTTCACCCGGGGCATCGCCATCACAGGGCTGCGGGAGGGATAAGCGGGAGCCCAGCACTCCTGTTGACCACCTGGATCTGGAGGTGCCAGGACAAGGCGAGGCGGGCTGCTCAGGGGATCATCGCCCGTTCATCGGGAAGTTGCTTCTCTCCGGAAGGAGCTTCAGACTCAGCCATTCGACGCAGGAAGTCCGCGAACCGTTCCAGATCCTGTCGCAGACGCTCCAGACAGGGCCCCACGCTCTCCGCCAGCTCCCGCAACCGCTCCGGCTTCAGACGGAAGGCATAGATATGGCGCACGAGATGGCGGAATCCCCGATATTCGTCCAAGCATTCTCGCGTCTCCCGGGAGAGGACCGGCGGGCGGATCCCCGGGATCTCCGCGGACATCTGCACCAGCAGGTCCCGATGCCAGTCCGGCCCTCCGGGCCGATGTCCGTCGATCTCACGGGCGATCTCCTCGAAGATCCGTTCCGCTCCCGTGTAGAACCCGTGGAGGTTTAGCGCAACGCCATCCCAGTAGCCGTCATCCCCGGTTCGCAGGGCCTTCTCGCAGAGCTCCTGGGCCCGCTGAGCGAAGCGGGCGATCTCCATCAGCTCCTCGCGTATCCACCCGATGAGCGCAAGAAAGCGGGCCTTCACAGCAGCACCCCCTCCCGTTCGATCCGGCGGCGGAGGGAAGGCGGAGCGTCCTCGAGCCGCACCACATCGATGGGGAACTCGGGATCCAGCGCCTGGAGCCGGCCGACCGCCCGGCACAGATCCCGCTCCGCGAGGCCGACGACCGCCAGATCGATGTCGGAGCGCTCGTCCAGCTGGTCGCGGACCAGGGAGCCGAAGGCCCAGACCTGCCGGACGCCGAAGGTTTCCTTGAGGAACCAAGCCGCGCAGGCCGCCACGCGCCAGGCTCGCTCCCGCCGCTTCGCCCGTTCAAGCCGGCGGACCTGCTCCCGGCGCCGCCATCCCGTCCGATAGCCTTCCAGATCATCCAGGCGCTCGCTCATCTCTCCCCCGCACAATCCGCATCTCTCCTAGAACTCATCTCAAAACCCGGCGTCCGGTTGGAGTATACTCGGTCTCTGGACAACCTGCCTGGGAGGGGAAGACCGATGGGGTTTCAGGAGCTGACGGATGAGCAGTGGGCTTTCATTGCGCCCTTGCTGCCGCCCAGGGCCAAAACCGGGAGACCTCGGGTGGATGACCGCAAGGTCCTCAACGGGATCCTGTATGTGCTGGTTACAGGCTGCCGGTGGTGCGATATGCCCCGCCCATATGGCGCCTATCAGACTGCCTGGCGGCGGTTTCGGGAACTTCAGGAAAAGGGGGTCTGGCACCAGATCCTGCAAGCCCTTCTGGACTGGGGGTATACGCTGGGGAAGGTGAAGGTGGAGGCGGTGGCGGTTGATTCCACGCTGGTGGAGGCGAAAAAAGGGGGGAAGGTGTAGGAGTAGATGGGCATAAGAAGCGAAAAGGGACGAAAGTGCACGTTTTGGTGAATGAAGATGGGCTTCCCTTGAGTGTGGTGGTGGGGCCTGGGAATGAGCACGATCGTCGTCGGT is drawn from Thermoflexus hugenholtzii and contains these coding sequences:
- the tal gene encoding transaldolase, coding for MAPLTELRARGQLVWLDEIRREWLEDGTLKELIRRGVTGLTSNPTIFERAITSSPAYDAAIRTHLLRDPELEVAALYEALAVEDIRMAADLLRPVYEATEGGDGYVSLEVSPHLAHDTEGTIAEARRLWQAVDRPNLMIKVPATPAGIPAIEALIAQGVNVNVTLIFSPTHYEAAAEAYWRGLRRRAERGGDLRSVASVASFFISRIDTAVDRALEALGTPEALALRGRIAVAVAKQVYRRFRERFLPEAFPELAARGARAQRVLWASTSTKNPAYSDVKYVEELIGPDTVNTMPLATLQAFEDHGRVSGDTALEGWEEAKADLATLARLGIDLERILEQLQVEGVAAFVRSYDALLAALEGKRAQLLSIQEGR
- a CDS encoding cupin domain-containing protein, with translation MHRARTDALPGFRAGDLTLRPFTGERTMVVRVEAPAGAVVPAHAHPHEQITLVLQGRLRLRMAGEETELGPGEIVHIPSGVEHEVTFLEDALVFDVFQPPREDFLERLQMTALIE
- a CDS encoding enoyl-CoA hydratase/isomerase family protein; the protein is MAGSWTSAYRRLILQETEPGILEIILHQPETLNALDAVAHRELTYVWREIDADPSVRVALVRGAGQAFSAGGDFSLIEEIMTDPRACLRVWKEARDLVYNVIHCEKPIVSAIEGPAVGAGLAVALLADISVAARGARLLDGHVRLGVAAGDHAVLVWPLLIGMAKAKYYLLLNEPLTGEEAERLGLVSLCVEDGKTYEVALEIARRLARGSASAIRWTKYALNNWFRLAGPLFDVSTALEFLGFRLPDAREGLQALREKRPPRWPLEDLASD
- a CDS encoding TIGR00266 family protein; translation: MRWEIAPERTYPVLRIFLEQGEEVIAEPSALLLMQGPVRVDTGIRGGLLQGLMRSLLGGESIFLNTFRAEGPAQVWLAPAGIGDIHYVPLNGESFVLQDFAYLAHHGSVEVSVAWRGFRGFLTEGELVWLKVHGTGGVWVSAFGAIEEIEVPAGETVTVDNFHFVGMVKGAQPQIRMVGGLKTILFGGEGLVVDVKGPARLLIQSRHMVSLAQILLPIIRRHVRSGGK
- a CDS encoding LacI family DNA-binding transcriptional regulator, with the translated sequence MATIRDVARRAGVSPATVSYVLNNSGPVRPETRERVLRAIAELGYHPHAGARQLKRRRTDTIGLILPTGERRLSDPFFLELIHALGDACATHQLDLLIATCRDPAADLRLIDRLFKGRRVDGFILIDLQRHDPRIPHLQAADIPFVAFGRIEGDGEFPWVDVDGAAGMREAVAYLVGKGHRRIAYLSPPLSFTFAHHRFQGYRQGLLEAGLPFDEDLVRITRLTIEGGYEAARALLEAGIPFTALIAATDLMALGAMRALHEAGRTPGQDVAVIGFDDIPMAAQAHPPLTTLRQPMDQIGEGLVRTWLAAVNGESPPPILISPTLIRRESA
- a CDS encoding ABC transporter substrate-binding protein, with the protein product MKRFLLLLAVLALAVTACAPAATPTPAVTREVVVTRVEVTKEVEKPKVTVRLSGWAANPQETALLESLLYRCSLKNPDVVVKYEPITGDYWAKIKTLVASKEEPDIYYMDIFQFPFFAAKGVLVPLDDYMAKSGVKKEDFIKTLIDAFTGPDGKVYGIPKDFNTLALFYNKDLFAKAGIPEPNENWTWDDLKEAARKLSDPAKGIYGLGVPPDPGRFPIFVFQNGGRIMKEDFSDTLLDSPEAVEAARFYTSFRAEKIGAIPSDVGVDWQGTAFGQGKLAMVFEGGWLIPYLREQFPTLKWGATFPPKGPKGRGNLIFTVAYVISKNSKNPEAAWKTIECLTSEESQTVVLSTGFALPSRAKLTEHEYFKTHPESLVIFKGAEFGTPFMWGLRGDVVNEQMGKALERIYLEGQDVAASLKQAAEEIRKALKEQQ
- a CDS encoding carbohydrate ABC transporter permease translates to MARKWRRRLGEWIAAYVLLAPYLFVFLVFNVFAIAYALYLSFTYFDLFSPPRWIGLGNYLYLLQDRLFLQKAVPNTLKYVAVVVPTQTIISLLLAFALDQEIKFRRFFRTLFYVPSVTSSVVISLIFLWLFKKTGVINQILGLSIDWLNSPVFALPTIMMVNIWSTTGTMMVIFLAGLQDIPVTYYEAAMIDGANRWQMLRHITIPLLRPVIFFVVTMGVIGCFQVFDQIYVMTAGGPLDSTTTIAYLIYKWAFQSTTPFMGRASAVAFVLAAMILIVTVIQRRLIERPTEV
- a CDS encoding carbohydrate ABC transporter permease, whose protein sequence is MAAEAMAPAKPAVRYRDEFAWWDRIKKPLFYGVLIGWSIIAVTPFYLTVVFSLKPLTHLYEAPFFWPTPFTLENYLKVVTEFRHLFPRWMLNSALVAGLLAVVRTLFCAMGGYAFARLRFPGRDLLFWAMLITMMIPGQVTLIPNFLIVRQMKLLDSLLALIVPGIAGAFGVFMMTQFYKNLPRELEEAAMIDGAGWFTIFFRIVLPISRPALLTLALFTFQGEWNAFMWPLIVLNSPEKFTLPLGLSWFKGEYYTVYSVVLAGSMFNSVPILLLFFLFQGYFTRGIAITGLREG
- a CDS encoding nucleotidyltransferase family protein, with amino-acid sequence MSERLDDLEGYRTGWRRREQVRRLERAKRRERAWRVAACAAWFLKETFGVRQVWAFGSLVRDQLDERSDIDLAVVGLAERDLCRAVGRLQALDPEFPIDVVRLEDAPPSLRRRIEREGVLL